A region from the Lolium perenne isolate Kyuss_39 chromosome 4, Kyuss_2.0, whole genome shotgun sequence genome encodes:
- the LOC127297390 gene encoding mitochondrial inner membrane protein OXA1-like codes for MQGCSVIKEAGLNGPICQQHTRRGISISRVNPLFSPRDLAAAAAAAAAMAFSARRSLTLSHHLTRRLHPSLSHLVPSHHDRREDPSSSSAAPPPPAQQTPHLPSADLRRRARSQSLPLPLPFGAHLLAHRTFSSSSSSSEIDAAATVLTDPAADQMDVAAGVLSDAATAVAPAFPASFPGEVAAAAADSFPPVAALQYVIDAVHSFTGLNWWAAIAVTTILIRTATIPLMVNQLKSTMKLNAMRPEIEAINMEMRNSMDPQSMLEGKRKLGELFTKRGVNPLTPLKGIFIQGPIFMSFFFAIQNMVEKVPSLKGGGAYWFTDLTTPDELYILPVLTAATFLATVELNMQEGMEGNPMLQTMKKFSRILAVTTIPFTMHFPKAIFCYWVTANLFSLGYGFALRKTAVRYFLNLPEVIPQPVPAQMSTFSLFEGPKSSPAVDPAAEVEGSEPSNAELKDRVVDLEKKIAELEKRAKARGESEE; via the exons ATGCAAGGATGCTCTGTAATAAAGGAGGCTGGACTGAACGGGCCCATATGCCAGCAGCATACTCGGAGAGGAATATCCATCTCGCGGGTTAACCCCCTCTTCTCCCCACGCgatctcgccgccgccgccgccgccgccgccgccatggcttTCTCCGCCCGGAGAAGCCTCACGCTCTCCCACCACCTCACCCGCCGTCTCCACCCCTCCCTCTCCCACCTCGTCCCCTCCCACCACGACCGCCGCGAagacccctcctcctcctccgccgccccgcCGCCCCCAGCCCAGCAAACTCCACACCTCCCCTCCGCCGACCTCCGTCGACGCGCGAGATCCCAGAGCCTACCCCTCCCGCTCCCCTTCGGCGCCCACCTCTTGGCCCAccgcaccttctcctcctcctcctcctcctccgagatCGATGCCGCCGCAACCGTCCTCACCGACCCCGCGGCCGACCAGATGGACGTCGCGGCGGGCGTCCTCTCCGACGCCGCGACCGCGGTCGCGCCCGCCTTCCCGGCCTCGTTCCCCGGGGAAGTGGCCGCCGCCGCGGCCGACTCGTTCCCCCCGGTCGCCGCCCTGCAGTACGTCATCGACGCCGTCCACTCCTTCACCGGGCTCAACTG GTGGGCTGCGATTGCCGTCACGACCATACTGATCCGAACAGCCACGATTCCGCTGATGGTGAACCAGCTGAAGTCCACGATGAAGCTAAAT GCAATGAGGCCAGAAATTGAGGCAATCAACATGGAGATGCGAAAT TCAATGGATCCACAATCGATGCTAGAGGGGAAAAGGAAATTGGGCGAGCTATTCACAAA GCGTGGTGTTAATCCATTGACACCGTTAAAGGGTATATTCATCCAAGGGCCTATATTCATGAGCTTTTTCTTTGCT ATACAAAACATGGTGGAGAAGGTCCCTTCTTTGAAAGGAGGTGGAGCATATTGGTTTACTGATTTGACAACTCCTGACGAGCTTTACATCCTCCCAGTGTTGACAGCAGCGACATTCTTGGCTACGGTGGAG CTCAATATGCAAGAAGGCATGGAGGGAAATCCTATGCTGCAAACAATGAAGAAGTTTTCTAGAATATTGGCTGTTACGACTATACCATTTACCATGCACTTTCCAAAG GCAATTTTCTGCTACTGGGTGACAGCAAACTTGTTCTCGCTTGGGTATGGTTTTG CTCTCCGGAAGACAGCTGTGAGGTATTTCTTGAATCTTCCTGAGGTAATACCACAGCCTGTACCAGCTCAAATGTCGACGTTCAGCCTTTTCGAGGGACCGAAGTCATCTCCAGCAGTTGATCCAGCCGCTGAAGTCGAGGGGTCTGAGCCTTCTAATGCCGAACTAAAAGATAGGGTTGTAGATCTTGAGAAGAAGATTGCAGAACTTGAAAAGAGGGCTAAAGCTAGAGGTGAATCTGAAGAGTAA
- the LOC127297391 gene encoding 2-oxoglutarate-dependent dioxygenase 11, which translates to MESLPVPSVQAMVAATGGADVPSRYLRPEAAADAVAVAGEDQIPIIDYQRLLLDHGEESARLHRVCQDWGFFQLINHSVPDDVVEGMKANIQQFFQFPAEVKKQFTQERGQLEGYGQLFVVSEDQKLDWADMLYLYTQPPEDRNLRFWPDQPANFKSTLDKYSAAVKDIADTLLATMAQSLGLEPKVISDTCVGGIQSVRMNYYPPCAQANKVVGFSPHSDSDLLTLVLQVNHVQGLQIKRNGSWFPVKPLEGAFVVNVGDILEIFTNGRYRSIEHRAVINPNEERLSVAAFHSPHIHAMIGPLKEIVVHEDEAYKRVDHEDFMKLFFSAKLEGKSFLDRMKLKSS; encoded by the exons ATGGAATCTCTCCCAGTCCCGAGTGTCCAGGCCATGGTGGCGGCCACCGGCGGAGCGGACGTGCCGTCAAGGTATCTCCGGCCAGAGGCAGCGGCGGATGCTGTCGCCGTCGCCGGTGAGGATCAGATCCCTATCATTGATTACCAGAGGCTGCTACTGGACCATGGCGAGGAGTCTGCGCGCCTCCACAGGGTCTGCCAGGACTGGGGCTTTTTCCAG CTAATTAACCACAGTGTTCCAGACGATGTGGTTGAGGGGATGAAGGCCAACATTCAGCAATTCTTTCAGTTCCCTGCAGAGGTTAAGAAACAGTTTACCCAGGAACGAGGGCAGTTGGAAGGCTATGGCCAGTTATTCGTCGTCTCGGAGGATCAGAAGCTTGATTGGGCTGACATGCTTTACCTGTACACACAGCCACCTGAGGACAGGAACTTGAGGTTCTGGCCTGACCAACCTGCTAACTTCAA ATCAACACTGGATAAGTATTCTGCCGCTGTGAAGGACATAGCAGATACCCTTTTGGCTACCATGGCGCAGAGTTTGGGGTTGGAACCAAAAGTGATTTCTGACACATGTGTCGGTGGGATACAGTCAGTCAGGATGAACTACTATCCCCCGTGTGCTCAGGCGAACAAAGTTGTGGGCTTCTCTCCACACTCTGATTCTGATCTTCTTACTCTCGTCCTCCAAGTAAATCATGTTCAAGGCCTGCAGATTAAGAGGAATGGCAGTTGGTTTCCTGTCAAGCCTCTCGAGGGCGCTTTTGTCGTAAACGTCGGAGATATCTTGGAG ATCTTCACAAATGGAAGATACAGGAGCATCGAGCACCGTGCTGTCATCAACCCAAACGAAGAGAGGCTGTCGGTTGCGGCGTTCCACTCTCCACACATCCATGCCATGATAGGACCTCTGAAGGAAATTGTGGTGCACGAAGACGAGGCCTACAAAAGGGTGGACCATGAGGACTTCATGAAGCTTTTCTTCTCCGCGAAACTCGAGGGCAAGAGCTTCTTAGACCGGATGAAGCTGAAGAGCAGCTAG